A stretch of DNA from Spirosoma endbachense:
GAGGTGATCATCGACGCGATCTTTTCCCATCTTGGATGACAACGCTTCTTCAAACACGCAGAACGTGCCACCGAAGCCACAGCATTCGTCAGGCTGAGAGAGCGGTACGAGGTCGAGGCCATCGACCAGATTCAGCAAGTGTTCGGGTTTCGAAAACTTGGGCGCGACCAGTTCTGACATTGACGACAATTTCAGACCCCGCTGGCCGTGGCAGCTGGTATGTAACCCGACCCGATGCGGAAAACGCGCTTTGGGCAATTCTTCGACTTTCAGAACATCAGTCAGAAATTCGCAGAGTTCGTAAACGTTGTTGCGTAACCGGGTTGCTTCCGCGGGTTGTTCGTCGGAATGAAGGTGCTCTTTTAAATGCAGGACACAACTGCCGGAAGGCCCGACAACAACGTCGCAATCAGCGAAATTGCGGATAAAATTTTTGTCGCAACCGGCCGATAAACTCTGGAAACCAGAGTTGGCCATTGGCTGACCGCAGCAGGTCTGTTCCATTGGAAACACAACCTTAACACCGAGTGATTCGAGCAAGCGTAGTGTGGCAATGCCCACATTCGGATAAAATTGATCGACGTAACAGGGAATAAATAAGCCTACGTTCATCTTTTACATGAAATCACCTACGAAAATAACGAAATATGGCGCATGAACGGGCCTATTTCTGTGAATAAACTCAACGACAGGCTCATTAAGCCTGGGTTCCCAGACCGATTAATACGGTCGACAGAACAATCAATAGTAAACCAGCAAACACCACGCTATAGGTTCGGCGGCTGGCTCCCCGCCATTCCCAAAGTACTAAACCCCAGAGTGTGCTGAAGGTAATAATAAAGGCCATGTGCATTGTCCAGCCCGCAAACCGAATGCCATCTGGCAGGTAGTTATCGCCCATGCCGTAGAAGAAAAACTGGAAATACCAGGTCGTTCCGGCGAGCATTGCCCAGATGTAGTTACGAAGCAGCGGTGTCTGACTATCCGTATAATCGCCGAATGACCGATTTCGGCGATTTAGAATCATGCACCAGATGAAATTGGTTGTAAAGCCACCGAACATCAGCACCGGATAAATTGCATTGTTTTGCCAGAGCGGGTCGGTTCCGTTCGTAACGGCCATTTTTGCAATCGGTTTTCCTGCTGTCAGCGC
This window harbors:
- a CDS encoding (Fe-S)-binding protein, whose amino-acid sequence is MNVGLFIPCYVDQFYPNVGIATLRLLESLGVKVVFPMEQTCCGQPMANSGFQSLSAGCDKNFIRNFADCDVVVGPSGSCVLHLKEHLHSDEQPAEATRLRNNVYELCEFLTDVLKVEELPKARFPHRVGLHTSCHGQRGLKLSSMSELVAPKFSKPEHLLNLVDGLDLVPLSQPDECCGFGGTFCVFEEALSSKMGKDRVDDHLRHGAEVITGGDMSCLMQLEGVLRRQKSPVRVMHIAEILTSGN